One Peromyscus leucopus breed LL Stock chromosome 20, UCI_PerLeu_2.1, whole genome shotgun sequence genomic region harbors:
- the LOC114703632 gene encoding 40S ribosomal protein S9-like, whose protein sequence is MPVARSWVCLKTYVTLRRPFEKSRLDQELKLIGEYGLRNKREVWRVKFTLAKIHALELLTLDEKDPRCLFEGNALLRRLVRIGVLDEGKMKLDYILGLKIEDFLERRLQTQVFKLGLAKSIHHARVLICQCRIRVRKQVVNIPSFIVRLDSQKHIDFSLHSPYGGGRPGRVKRKNAKKGQGGGGAGAGDDEEED, encoded by the coding sequence ATGCCGGTTGCCAGAAGTTGGGTTTGTCTCAAAACCTATGTGACCCTACGGAGACCCTTCGAGAAATCGCGTCTTGACCAGGAACTGAAGCTGATCGGAGAGTATGGGCTCCGGAACAAACGTGAGGTCTGGAGGGTCAAATTTACCCTAGCTAAGATCCACGCCCTGGAGCTGCTGACACTGGACGAAAAGGACCCACGGTGTCTTTTTGAAGGCAATGCTCTGCTGAGGCGACTTGTTCGAATTGGGGTGCTAGATGAGGGCAAGATGAAGCTGGATTACATCCTGGGCCTGAAGATTGAGGATTTCTTGGAGAGGCGGCTGCAGACTCAGGTCTTTAAGCTGGGTCTGGCTAAATCTATTCACCATGCCCGTGTGCTCATCTGCCAGTGTCGTATCAGGGTCCGCAAGCAGGTGGTGAACATTCCATCCTTCATTGTCCGTCTGGACTCCCAGAAGCACATTGATTTCTCCCTCCATTCTCCTTATGGTGGTGGCCGCCCAGGCCGAGTGAAGAGGAAGAATGCCAAGAagggccagggtggtggtggtgctggagctggtgatgatgaagaagaggatTAA